The proteins below come from a single Vitis vinifera cultivar Pinot Noir 40024 chromosome 9, ASM3070453v1 genomic window:
- the LOC100241176 gene encoding protein NRT1/ PTR FAMILY 1.2 → MEVEANSEQRKMSQRAKGGLITMPFIIANEAFERVASYGLLPNMILYLIQDYHLGVAKGTNILFLWSAATNFLPVVGAFLSDSYLGRFLTIGLGSITSLLGMILLWLTAMIPKTKPPHCDLLTQSCKAPTAAQFILLYSSFALMSIGAGGVRPCSLAFGADQLDKRDNPKNERVLESFFSWYYASAALSVVIALTGIVYIQVHLGWRVGFGVPAILMFFAALLFFLASPFYIKQKASRSLLTGFVQVLVVAYKNRKLAFPPRNTDGWYHYSKDSKLVVPTDRLRFLNKACIIRSPERDINSDGLASNPWSLCTVDQVEELKALIKVIPMWSTGIMMSINTSNSSFPVLQANSMDRHVFSSFQIPAGSYAMFLVIVLFLWVALYDRVILPLASKVRGKRVRLGVKQRMGIGLFLSCLGMVVAAIVENVRRRKAIRQGLLNNPQTLVGMSAMWLVPQYCLYGLAEAFNAIGQTEFYYSEFPKSMSSIAAALFGLGMAVANLLASVILSAVNHLTSRGGKESWVSNNINKGHYDNYYWLLAIMSAINLLYYLVCSYFYGPCVEQGTKVSDEGKSMEGENELSKLSNGARDEVESLKDDEKLSKFKDEVEGLKDEEELSKLRQSPS, encoded by the exons ATGGAAGTGGAGGCTAATTCTGAGCAGAGAAAGATGAGCCAGAGAGCAAAGGGTGGCCTCATAACCATGCCATTCATCATAG CTAATGAGGCCTTTGAGAGGGTGGCGAGTTATGGGTTGTTGCCAAATATGATACTGTACCTGATCCAAGACTATCACTTGGGGGTAGCCAAAGGGACCAATATACTCTTTCTCTGGTCTGCTGCTACCAATTTCTTGCCTGTTGTTGGGGCTTTCCTCTCTGATTCCTATCTGGGTCGGTTTCTCACCATTGGCTTGGGTTCCATCACCAGTCTCTTG GGAATGATCCTGCTATGGTTAACAGCCATGATTCCCAAAACAAAACCTCCGCACTGTGACCTGTTAACCCAGAGCTGCAAAGCCCCAACAGCTGCCCAATTCATTCTACTATATTCCTCCTTTGCCCTCATGTCCATTGGAGCTGGTGGCGTTAGGCCATGTTCATTGGCTTTCGGCGCTGATCAGCTGGACAAAAGAGATAACCCTAAAAATGAGAGGGTCTTAGAGAGCTTCTTCAGCTGGTATTATGCCTCAGCAGCTCTTTCTGTGGTGATTGCTCTCACGGGTATCGTTTATATTCAAGTTCACTTGGGATGGAGAGTAGGGTTTGGTGTTCCTGCAATTCTCATGTTTTTTGCAGCCCTCTTGTTTTTCCTTGCTTCTCCCTTTTACATCAAGCAAAAGGCCAGCAGAAGTTTGCTCACTGGTTTTGTGCAAGTGCTCGTGGTTGCttataagaatagaaaacttGCATTCCCACCTCGGAACACTGATGGGTGGTACCATTATAGCAAGGACTCAAAGCTTGTTGTGCCCACCGACAGATTGAG GTTTTTAAATAAAGCTTGTATCATTAGAAGCCCTGAACGAGACATAAATTCAGATGGATTGGCTTCAAATCCATGGAGCCTTTGCACGGTGGACCAAGTGGAAGAGCTAAAAGCACTGATCAAAGTCATCCCAATGTGGTCAACTGGGATTATGATGTCCATTAACACATCCAATAGTTCCTTTCCAGTACTGCAGGCCAACTCCATGGACAGACATGTATTTTCAAGTTTCCAGATCCCAGCAGGATCTTATGCAATGTTCCTCGTCATTGTTCTTTTTCTATGGGTTGCTCTCTATGATCGCGTAATCCTTCCCCTAGCATCAAAGGTCAGAGGAAAACGCGTGCGGCTTGGTGTAAAACAAAGAATGGGAATCGGGCTATTTCTTTCTTGCCTTGGCATGGTAGTTGCAGCAATTGTTGAGAATGTTCGACGAAGAAAAGCAATCAGACAAGGGCTTCTAAACAATCCACAAACACTGGTGGGCATGTCAGCTATGTGGCTTGTGCCACAATATTGCTTGTATGGCTTAGCCGAAGCTTTTAACGCAATAGGCCAAACAGAGTTCTACTATTCTGAGTTCCCCAAAAGCATGTCGAGCATCGCTGCAGCCCTATTCGGCCTGGGGATGGCTGTGGCCAACTTGTTAGCAAGTGTTATACTCAGCGCGGTCAATCATCTCACTTCAAGAGGGGGAAAAGAGAGTTGGGTCTCCAACAACATCAACAAAGGTCattatgataattattattGGCTTCTTGCTATAATGAGTGCAATCAACCTGCTATACTATCTTGTTTGTAGTTATTTTTATGGACCCTGTGTCGAACAAGGGACCAAGGTTAGCGACGAAGGAAAAAGCATGGAGGGAGAAAATGAGTTGTCGAAACTAAGCAATGGGGCCAGGGATGAAGTGGAAAGCTTGAAGGATGATGAAAAGTTATCAAAATTTAAGGATGAGGTTGAAGGCTTGAAGGATGAAGAAGAGCTATCCAAATTGAGGCAATCACCATCTTGA